Sequence from the Burkholderia sp. GAS332 genome:
CTCGCCAACTACGATGCGATTGTCGTCGGCACGCCGACCCGGTTTGGGCGCATGTCGTCGCAGATGGCGACATTCCTGGATCAAGCCGGCGGTTTGTGGATGAGCGGCGCGCTGAACGGCAAGGTAGGCGGTGCCTTCACGTCGACCGCCAGCCAGCACGGCGGCCAGGAAACGACCTTGTTTTCGGTTATCACCAACCTGCTGCACTTCGGCATGACCATTGTCGGCCTGCCGTACAGCCACCAGGGGCAGATGACGCTGGACGAGATCGTCGGCGGTGCGCCCTATGGCGCCACGACCATCGCCGGTGGACAAGGTCAGCGCCAGCCGAGCGCGATCGAACTCGCCGGCGCTCGCCACCAGGGCGAACTGATCGCCAAGACGGCGAACAAGCTGTTTGGCTGAACGTCAGGCCTATTCGCATCGTCGAGGCGCGAAAGAGACGGCCAGGCGGATTCCCGCTTGGCCGACACGGATCGGGATGCCGAACTGACCAGGATACAGACTGTCGTTCGACATTGGCCGAGCACCGTTGCCATTGATAACCCATCAATTCGAGAGAGCTGAACCATGCAAGGTCCGACGACTGAAGGTGCGTTGGGGGATTTCGTCGTCACCCATCCGCTTGACCCGGAAGATGGCGTGATCACCACCGCCGCGCGAGCGATGGCAAGTTCCATGAAAGGCAAATTAAGGGGAATCGAAGCACGCGAGCCATTCGATGCCATGATGGAGCGCACTTTGTCACGCGATGACGTGAGCTTCGAGTCCGACACGGTTGGCGGTATCCCGGGGCTCTGGGTTCATCCTGCGCATTCTCGATCTGATGAAGCGATCCTCCATCTGCACGCCGGCTGGTTCAGCCTGGGATCGGCCAAAGCATTCCGCCACCTGGTCGGCCATATCGCCGCGAGGGCGGGAGCGAGCGCGTTTATCCCGGACTATCGGCTTGCTCCCGAGCATCCTTTTCCTGCGGCCGTCGACGATGTGCTGGCGTGTTACCGCGGGCTTGAGGAAAGGGGCATTCGCCGGATTGCCGTCACGGGAGACTCTGCCGGCGGTAATCTCGCGCTGGTACTCGCCGCACGCATCTCCAGCGACGCCATCTTCGCAAAGGCGGCGCTGGTTGGCGTGGCGGTACTATCGCCGGTGACCGACTTGACGCTCTCGGGCGAGACCTATGTGACGCGCGCGGATGCCGAGCCGTATTTCACGCTCCCGCAGGTCGCGGAATTGGTGGGTGCCTATTTGGGGAGTGCCGACCCGAAACTTCCGCTAGCTTCGCCACTCCACGCGCAGCTTTCCGGGTTGCCCCCCGTACGCATTCACGTCGGAGACGACGAAGTATTGCTCGATGATTCGCGCAGATATGTCGAGCGTGCTGTTGCCGCCGGCACCGATGCCCGGCTTGATGTCTGGATGGGGATGCCGCATGGATTCGCCGGCAGTATCGGATCGTTGAAGGCGTCGACACAAGCGGTGGATGCCATCGGCAATTTTCTCTCGGAGAAGCTGCAGGCAGGCGCAGGCCCGCACACTGCGCGCTGAAACCGCGGCACACGTTGCAGGGCACAGCGCGGGTGGACCGCTCTAGCGCTGCTGGTTCAGCGCTTCGAATCCTGCAACGAGCGCATCGAGCAGGTGACGGACAGCCGGCACCATGCCTCGGCGCGTGGGAAAGATCGCGTGCACAAGGCCCGGCGTGGTAGTCAGACCTGGCAGCAGGTGCTGCAGGCGGCCGGCCTGAATATCAACTTCAACCAGCTCTCTCGGCAGCATCGCCACGCCGATGCCAGATATCGCCGCAACCCGCAGGCTGGCGAGGTCGTCGGTCGCGAGGCGGGGCTGGTGCTCCCATGATGTCACGTGCCCTTCAACGTCCACCAGGTTCCAGACAAATCGCTCGCTGTTGCTGGCCATGGAAAGGGTGGGCCATCCCTTCACGGATTCGATCGAACTGGGCGCCGAGTGGCGCGCCGCCAACGCGGGACTGGCAACCAGAATGTGGATCGACAAGCCCAACTGCCGGACGGCGAGATCGGTGTTTTCCAGCGGGGGGCGCCTGACCCGGATGGCAAAGTCCAAGCCTTCCTCGACGACATCCACGCGGCGGTTGGTTGCGTCCAGCAGGATCTGGACATCAGGATTGTCCTCTACGTACCGCGCAATGATCGCGGAGATGCCGGACTCCAGTAAGGCCACGGGGCAGGCGATGCGCACGGTCCCCTGCGGCCTCGCGCGCGTGCGGTCCACGATATCTTTGGCGGCCTTTGATTCCGCCACCAGCGCCAGGCAATGCTGGTGGAACTGCCGCCCGGTTTCCGTCAAAGACAGGCTCCGGCTCGTGCGGTTGAGCAGGCGGACGCCAAGTTCTTCTTCCAGGGCCCGAATGCGCCGGCTGAGTTTCGACGTCTGCAGGCCGAGGCTGCGCGCGGCCGCCGTGTAGCTTCCATGCTCGACCACTTCCGCGAAGAGACGAAGATCATTGAGGTCAGTGATTGCGTTCATGGGCAGCCTTCAATTCCTTCTCATCGTTCTATTGGCGGCAAGGATGCCTTTCATTCTTGGACCTATGCACGAGTTCGTTGCAAATATAGCATCCTTCTCATCGCCTGGATCACCTGCATCAGCACCGAATCCGGTCGGTCGCACAGGTGACAGGCGCCGCATTGGCGGTAATGGGAAACGGAGAAGGACATGCTCGCACACAGGCGTTGGGAATCGTTGGACAGGGCGGAACAAAGTTGGCTGCGCGCGAAATACCATTTCGCAGTTAGCGCCGATGGTAATCCCGACCATGCAGCGTTGGGTCCCCTGATCGTCTGGAACGACGACGAGATTGCGGTAGGCAGCGGTTTTCCCATGCACGGGCACCGTGACATGGAGATCATCACCTATGTGCGTCAAGGCTCGCTCGGGCATCGCGACACCTTGGGATCCGACGGCACGATCCACGCAGGCAATGTTCAGGTCATGAGCGCCGGCACGGGCATACGCCACACCGAGTTCAACACGGGTGAGGTGCCACTCAAGGTCTACCAGATCTGGCTGCTGCCGCGTAAAGCAGGTGGTGAACCCGCGTGGGACACCAAGCCGTTTCCTAAAAGCGACCGGTCGGGAAGGTTCGTAGTCCTTGCCAGTGGGTTCACCGGCGATGAAGGTGCACTTCCCGTTCGCGCCAATGCGCGCGTGCTGGGCGCCATGCTCAAGGCCGGCGAAAGCGTTCGGCATGAGTTGAATCCGGCGCGTCGTGCCTATCTCGTGGTGGCCTCGGGACGCATCGAAGTGAATGGCGAGCCGGTTGGGCCGCTAGATGGCGTGGCGATCACGAAGGTCACCACGGCGCAGATTTCTGCTCTTGAAGATTCCGAGCTGGTGATGGTGGACGCCGGCTAATTTCCTTTCTTTGTATTCCACCTACGCAAATTCATATTTAAGGAGTTGGTCATGGAACGTTTTAAATTTCTTCCGCTGTTGGGTCGCATTCTGATCGGGGCACCGTTTGTCATGAGCGGGCTGGGCAAGCTCGCAGCATATAGCGCAACGGTTGGCTATATTGCGGCCATGGGTCTGCCGGTGCCGCCACTCGCGTTCGTTGTTTCCGTGTTGGTCGAGTTGGGCGGCGGTCTGCTGCTGCTGTCGGGCTACCGGGTTCGCCTCGTGTCGGTGGCGATGGCGGTGTTCTGTGTAGTCACTGCGCTTTTCTTTCACCACAACTTCGCCGATCAGAACCAGATGATCAACTTCCTCAAGAATGTGATGATGGCTGGCGGTCTCCTGCAGATCACCTACTTCGGCGCCGGCGCCTTCAGTCTGGACGCGCGACTCGGTCGGGTGGTCTCGCGCGCGGCGTCTCTGAGCGCGAGCTGAGAAAGGTGACGGGCGTCGATATCGTGGTCGACGGCGGCACGAAGGTCTGATGATCGCCGATCGATTCTGATGATCCACTGTTCGTGATTGCGTGGTCCCGCAAGCTACGTTCGCGGAATATGACGCTCCAAGCGACGGGCAGCGCGCCGGCGGCGCGCGTGCCAAATTGCAGTAGCGCAGTAGTTAGCTTACTTCGCCAGTTGTGCAATGAAGGCGCGGGTCGCCGGTCCCGGCGGCGCGTCCTTACGGTAAACAACCTTCATCGGCATCATCACATCGCGCGGCAGGCCTTCAACGCGAATCGTCACCAAGGTGCCGCGTTCGAGATCTTCCTTGACCATGTGCAGGGGCATATGGCCCCAGCCCAGACCCGCCTTCAGGAAGGCATATTTGGCGCCCAGATCCGCGAGCCTCCACGTCGAGGGGGACAGCACGCCGAATTCGCGTCCCTGGGATAGGGCGGTTCGGTCGCTGAGAACGAGTTGCACGTGCTTCCTGATGGTGGCCGCCGAAATGAGGCCTTGGACATTTGCAAGCGGATGAGCGGAGCTGACGACGGTAACCAGTTCGAGTTCGCGCAAGGATTCGACCTGCAGTTCGTCCGTGACGATCGGCAACGTGCCGATCACGCCTATGTTGCAAACCTGGTCGAGCACAAGTTTCATTACCCCACCGAGCGCCTCGACATAGAGCCGCAGTGGTGTGTGCGGATAATCCTTTTGGGATTGAGCCGCCGCGTTCGTCAGGCTGTCCATTGGGTACATCACGTCCATCGCAACGGAGAGCTCGGGCTCCAGACCTTCTCGCATCGCGCGCGCTCGCGCCTTGAAGCCATCAATCGTGTCAGCCACGGAACGGGCGTCAAGCAGCAAGCTCTTGCCTGCGTCGGTGAGCTGCGGGTAACGGGCGGTGCGATCGAATAGCTTCACCTCGAGTTGTGCTTCGAGATTCGCGAGGGTCTGGCTGACCACGGATTGCGCGCGCCGGAGCTTGCGTCCGGCTGCTGAGAAGCTGCCTTCATCGACCGCCGCGATGAAGGTCCGGAGCTGGTCCAGTGTCACGCCGTCGAGCATATCCATCGCTCCAATCGATAGGTGTGATCTAAAAATATAGGCTTTTAAGATGGAGTGCAAGCTCTTACCTTTACACGTATCGCGTTTTCTCGAGACAGAGCCATGAACATCGACACAGCCGTACTCACCCCGATTCCTGAAACAACGCTTGCGCCGCGCCGGATCGTTTTTCGCACGGGCGGCCATGCGCACGGCGGCATTACTCGTCTGGCCAGCCCCTCCGATCTCGGCGACCTGCTCAAGCCTTTTGTGTTCCTTGATCACGCCGTGGTCGTGCCGACCGGCAAGCCGATGTTCGGCATGCACCCGCACTCGGGCATCGCAACACTCACCACCGTGCTGAATGGGGCAATCTCCTATCAAGATACGACCGGCAAGCATGGCGAACTTCATGCCGGTGGCCTCGAATGGATGAAGGCCGGCAATGGTGTCTGGCACGACGGAGACGTATTGCCAGGCGAAGCCGTGCGCCTCTTTCAACTCTGGGTCGCGCTTCCGCCCGCGCAGGAGAATTCGCCGGCGGAAAGCCAGTACATCTCGCCATCCCAGGTCCAGCGAGACGGGCCGGTCCGCGTCATCCTCGGCCGCCACGGGCCTGCGACGAGCGATATCCGCGCGCCTCAAGGCATCAACTACTTCCATGTTCAATTGAGCGCAGGCGAGTCGTGGCGCTATGTGCCGCCTGCGGGGCACAACGTCTCCTGGCTGGCAATCGACAAGGGCCGCCTGAACGCGTCCGAGCCGATCGAGGCAGGGCAACTCGCCGTGTTCGAGGAATCCGACGGGGCGCCCATTGAGCTGCAAGCCGAGGACGCGACGTCGTTCGTCATCGGCTCCGCTATCAAGCATCCCTATCCATTGGTGCTCGGCCGCTACTCGGTACATACGAACGCAGACGCGCTTGCGCGGGGCGAGGCCGAGATTCGCCGCATCGGTCGG
This genomic interval carries:
- a CDS encoding NAD(P)H dehydrogenase (quinone) produces the protein MSKVLVLYYSSYGHVEALADAVAEGARSAGATVDVKRVPETAPAEVAKAAYFKLDQQAPVATVAELANYDAIVVGTPTRFGRMSSQMATFLDQAGGLWMSGALNGKVGGAFTSTASQHGGQETTLFSVITNLLHFGMTIVGLPYSHQGQMTLDEIVGGAPYGATTIAGGQGQRQPSAIELAGARHQGELIAKTANKLFG
- a CDS encoding Acetyl esterase/lipase encodes the protein MQGPTTEGALGDFVVTHPLDPEDGVITTAARAMASSMKGKLRGIEAREPFDAMMERTLSRDDVSFESDTVGGIPGLWVHPAHSRSDEAILHLHAGWFSLGSAKAFRHLVGHIAARAGASAFIPDYRLAPEHPFPAAVDDVLACYRGLEERGIRRIAVTGDSAGGNLALVLAARISSDAIFAKAALVGVAVLSPVTDLTLSGETYVTRADAEPYFTLPQVAELVGAYLGSADPKLPLASPLHAQLSGLPPVRIHVGDDEVLLDDSRRYVERAVAAGTDARLDVWMGMPHGFAGSIGSLKASTQAVDAIGNFLSEKLQAGAGPHTAR
- a CDS encoding transcriptional regulator, LysR family, whose product is MNAITDLNDLRLFAEVVEHGSYTAAARSLGLQTSKLSRRIRALEEELGVRLLNRTSRSLSLTETGRQFHQHCLALVAESKAAKDIVDRTRARPQGTVRIACPVALLESGISAIIARYVEDNPDVQILLDATNRRVDVVEEGLDFAIRVRRPPLENTDLAVRQLGLSIHILVASPALAARHSAPSSIESVKGWPTLSMASNSERFVWNLVDVEGHVTSWEHQPRLATDDLASLRVAAISGIGVAMLPRELVEVDIQAGRLQHLLPGLTTTPGLVHAIFPTRRGMVPAVRHLLDALVAGFEALNQQR
- a CDS encoding putative oxidoreductase, with the translated sequence MERFKFLPLLGRILIGAPFVMSGLGKLAAYSATVGYIAAMGLPVPPLAFVVSVLVELGGGLLLLSGYRVRLVSVAMAVFCVVTALFFHHNFADQNQMINFLKNVMMAGGLLQITYFGAGAFSLDARLGRVVSRAASLSAS
- a CDS encoding DNA-binding transcriptional regulator, LysR family, whose amino-acid sequence is MLDGVTLDQLRTFIAAVDEGSFSAAGRKLRRAQSVVSQTLANLEAQLEVKLFDRTARYPQLTDAGKSLLLDARSVADTIDGFKARARAMREGLEPELSVAMDVMYPMDSLTNAAAQSQKDYPHTPLRLYVEALGGVMKLVLDQVCNIGVIGTLPIVTDELQVESLRELELVTVVSSAHPLANVQGLISAATIRKHVQLVLSDRTALSQGREFGVLSPSTWRLADLGAKYAFLKAGLGWGHMPLHMVKEDLERGTLVTIRVEGLPRDVMMPMKVVYRKDAPPGPATRAFIAQLAK
- a CDS encoding Redox-sensitive bicupin YhaK, pirin superfamily, with the protein product MNIDTAVLTPIPETTLAPRRIVFRTGGHAHGGITRLASPSDLGDLLKPFVFLDHAVVVPTGKPMFGMHPHSGIATLTTVLNGAISYQDTTGKHGELHAGGLEWMKAGNGVWHDGDVLPGEAVRLFQLWVALPPAQENSPAESQYISPSQVQRDGPVRVILGRHGPATSDIRAPQGINYFHVQLSAGESWRYVPPAGHNVSWLAIDKGRLNASEPIEAGQLAVFEESDGAPIELQAEDATSFVIGSAIKHPYPLVLGRYSVHTNADALARGEAEIRRIGRDLAGAK